A window of the Gossypium hirsutum isolate 1008001.06 chromosome A03, Gossypium_hirsutum_v2.1, whole genome shotgun sequence genome harbors these coding sequences:
- the LOC107887047 gene encoding uncharacterized protein, with protein MGVNLWGYEGGKMGDVSSMEMWWLINIRATLIALIFISIFYFSKKIYVKFLTISTSPSSSSSLLSSTLHLPSASSPISNQDSQSRTLEVVSDSDLKFLIDNLDEKRNEDENWENVIDKKNNFLSYKAKCCKSKDRPLTYLSTTVFECCSPELLRDFYMDNDYRKQWDKTILDHVQLQVYTTSGIEIGRTIKKFPLLTPREYILAWRLWERKDTTLYCFIKDCEHPSAPRQKKYVRVEYFRSGWQIRKVPGRDASEIRMFHQEDAGLNVEMAKLAFAKGAWSFLCKMYNALRNYSSITHPPSTPSVSAATLIQKVPPDLDYRTDITSAVSKSVAYNDESKKKKLLERPSKKFVAKALLLLGGVIYLCRAHSALGTKVTVAYILTKLRKRDDTSRQGSHS; from the exons ATGGGCGTCAACCTATGGGGATATGAGGGTGGTAAGATGGGCGATGTTTCTTCAATGGAGATGTGGTGGCTGATTAATATAAGAGCTACTCTAATTGCTCTTATTTTTatatccattttttatttttccaagaaGATTTATGTTAAATTCCTTACAATATCGacatctccttcttcttcttcttctttattatCATCTACTCTTCATCTTCCTTCTGCTTCTTCGCCCATTTCCAATCAAGATTCTCAATCAAG AACCCTAGAGGTTGTGTCTGATTCAGATTTGAAGTTTTTAATTGATAATTTGGATGAGAAGCGCAATGAGGACGAAAATTGGGAGAATGTAATCGACAAGAAAAACAACTTTCTATCCTACAAAGCCAAGTGCTGCAAATCGAAG GATAGACCATTGACATACCTGAGCACAACCGTTTTTGAGTGTTGCTCCCCGGAGCTTCTAAGGGACTTCTATATGGATAATGATTATAGAAAGCAGTGGGATAAGACCATTCTTGACCATGTGCAACTGCAGGTGTACACAACAAGTGGAATTGAAATTGGTCgcacaataaaaaaatttccacTTTTAACACCTAGAGAGTATATATTGGCTTGGAGATTGTGGGAGCGAAAAGATACAACTTTATACTGTTTCATCAAG GACTGTGAACATCCATCAGCACCACGACAGAAGAAGTATGTTCGCGTGGAATATTTTAGATCCGGTTGGCAGATCAGGAAAG TACCTGGTAGAGATGCTTCTGAGATCAGAATGTTTCACCAAGAAGATGCTGGTCTGAATGTAGAAATGGCAAAACTAGCATTTGCGAAGGGCGCGTGGAGTTTTTTGTGTAAGATGTATAATGCACTACGCAATTATTCTTCGATCACCCATCCTCCGTCTACACCATCTGTTTCGGCAGCCACTCTGATTCAGAAG GTTCCACCTGATTTGGATTATAGAACTGACATTACTTCAGCAGTCTCTAAATCAGTAGCCTATAATGACgaatccaaaaagaaaaagttattAGAAAGACCATCAAAGAAGTTTGTGGCAAAAGCATTGCTTCTTCTTGGGGGTGTGATCTACCTATGTCGTGCGCACTCCGCCCtgggtaccaaagttacagtggCATACATTTTAACAAAATTGAGAAAACGCGATGATACGTCGAGACAGGGCAGCCATAGTTGA